In Bacteroidota bacterium, one genomic interval encodes:
- a CDS encoding cupin domain-containing protein — translation MAIQHTKSTEIEWQPLVEPEVKTDGIYVKVLRFDEPTKRPPTFMLKFDPGASYPNHTHPAGEEVFVLDGEVRFGPTLLSKGDYLYTPPGETHSVFSRSGCVMLFVVPEEVVILK, via the coding sequence TTGGCGATCCAACATACAAAGAGTACCGAAATCGAGTGGCAGCCACTTGTTGAACCAGAGGTCAAGACCGATGGCATCTATGTCAAGGTTCTTCGATTCGACGAGCCGACCAAGCGGCCACCTACATTCATGTTGAAATTCGACCCGGGAGCTTCATACCCAAATCACACGCATCCAGCGGGCGAAGAGGTTTTTGTTCTCGACGGGGAAGTCAGATTTGGGCCAACGTTGTTGTCGAAAGGTGATTACCTCTACACACCACCAGGCGAGACACACTCAGTGTTTTCAAGGTCAGGTTGCGTCATGCTGTTTGTTGTGCCGGAAGAAGTGGTAATTCTGAAATAG
- a CDS encoding restriction endonuclease — MKIVGIFSFNKGEETVNQEYPQLLKEVERAISRVSAQKAKVKESKEKTMPGRMLFDPKTLNKAFKEEFGSLGWRSVRVRCDYPTQYYTPGYKPADLKKGAFREMDFIKNNLGIEVQFGKYAFMVYNVCAKMTIFNKLGYIKAGVEIVPVKQFAEEMSSGVSYFEQFVWDLEQRGVSDIDIPVLILGIDK, encoded by the coding sequence ATGAAAATCGTCGGCATCTTCTCTTTCAACAAAGGGGAAGAAACTGTTAACCAAGAATATCCGCAACTGCTGAAAGAAGTTGAGCGAGCCATAAGTCGCGTGAGTGCTCAAAAAGCCAAGGTTAAAGAGAGCAAAGAGAAAACAATGCCGGGAAGAATGCTCTTTGACCCCAAGACTCTCAATAAAGCTTTTAAGGAAGAGTTTGGCAGCCTTGGCTGGCGATCCGTTCGTGTTCGTTGTGATTATCCTACCCAATACTATACCCCTGGTTACAAACCTGCCGACCTCAAAAAGGGCGCATTTCGAGAAATGGACTTCATCAAAAACAATCTTGGAATCGAAGTCCAGTTCGGTAAGTATGCCTTCATGGTATACAACGTCTGTGCAAAGATGACCATCTTCAATAAGCTTGGATACATCAAAGCCGGAGTTGAAATTGTGCCCGTCAAACAATTCGCTGAAGAGATGTCCAGCGGTGTCTCATACTTCGAGCAGTTCGTTTGGGACTTGGAACAACGTGGCGTCTCTGATATCGACATTCCTGTTCTCATCCTAGGAATCGACAAATAG
- a CDS encoding ankyrin repeat domain-containing protein, with protein MLDRIVDGRTDLVFEFVSAGNPATATDANGVSLIKWCAYYGDVSAVRFLLQKGESLKSLGENLDLNGAAFHGHWQLCQFLIEQGADVNFPLPDTGETPLHAALCTTDRLAHDRVLKVLLARGANPNCATRAGVETGNFMRDCRTKAETPLHRAAAFGTEETIQLLLHAGAALDAKDMNGDSPLSWASWYLRPPAILRKLCYGHFTIHPDHAGSMRATLLGKPHN; from the coding sequence ATGCTTGATCGAATTGTTGACGGCCGTACCGATCTTGTTTTCGAGTTCGTCTCCGCTGGAAATCCGGCGACTGCGACGGATGCCAACGGAGTTTCCCTCATCAAATGGTGCGCTTATTACGGGGATGTTTCCGCAGTTCGATTCCTCCTTCAGAAAGGTGAGTCGTTGAAGTCGCTCGGCGAAAACCTCGACCTCAACGGCGCGGCATTTCACGGACATTGGCAGTTGTGCCAGTTCCTCATCGAGCAGGGAGCTGACGTCAATTTCCCTCTTCCGGATACGGGTGAAACACCTCTTCATGCCGCGCTGTGTACCACTGATCGGCTTGCACATGATCGTGTTCTGAAAGTCCTGCTCGCTCGCGGAGCAAATCCCAATTGCGCAACGCGGGCCGGTGTTGAAACAGGAAACTTCATGCGAGACTGCCGGACGAAAGCTGAAACCCCGCTACACCGCGCAGCCGCCTTCGGTACTGAAGAAACGATTCAGCTTCTTCTGCATGCAGGCGCCGCTCTCGATGCAAAAGATATGAACGGAGATTCCCCGCTTTCCTGGGCGAGCTGGTATCTTCGTCCGCCGGCCATCTTGAGAAAACTGTGTTACGGGCATTTTACCATTCACCCCGACCATGCCGGAAGCATGAGAGCAACTTTGCTTGGCAAACCGCATAACTGA
- a CDS encoding DinB family protein: MTTEVDRLEDQLRRALEGEAWHGPSVLELLTGISATQAASHPIAGAHSIWEVVLHLANDYDLVLRRLAGDGRQLTAAEDWPACPASTEENWQQTLQELKRLNNKLRQAVRDFPVGRLDDPLVPEVPYTAYTQFIGVTQHNLYHAGQIALLKRALASSTAA, translated from the coding sequence ATGACAACGGAGGTAGACCGACTGGAGGACCAGCTTAGGCGAGCGCTTGAGGGCGAGGCGTGGCATGGGCCCTCGGTACTGGAGTTACTGACTGGCATTTCTGCGACGCAAGCGGCCAGCCATCCTATCGCCGGTGCACATAGCATTTGGGAAGTTGTGCTTCACCTTGCGAATGACTATGATCTGGTACTCCGGAGATTAGCGGGCGATGGGCGCCAGCTTACTGCCGCTGAAGATTGGCCTGCATGTCCGGCATCAACCGAGGAGAATTGGCAGCAAACGCTGCAGGAGCTCAAGCGACTAAACAACAAGCTGCGGCAGGCGGTGCGGGACTTTCCGGTCGGACGGCTGGATGACCCCCTCGTACCAGAGGTTCCCTACACCGCGTACACGCAGTTCATCGGCGTCACGCAACATAACTTATATCATGCTGGTCAGATTGCGCTGCTGAAGCGCGCCTTGGCCTCGTCAACGGCTGCATAA
- a CDS encoding VOC family protein → MRSTMSNPFTGAVPILRVNDLDASLDYYISKLGFKKNWHWPGFASVGRDDVTIFLCEGGQGHPGTWMSVFMKDAMAVYEEYKASGARIVEPPMNFPWGHCEFLVTDLDGHILRMSGDKTGPDSDGYEKTLRAQPTK, encoded by the coding sequence ATGAGGAGCACAATGTCCAACCCGTTCACCGGCGCGGTTCCCATCCTGAGAGTCAACGACCTTGACGCATCGCTCGACTACTACATCAGCAAGTTAGGCTTCAAGAAGAACTGGCATTGGCCTGGCTTTGCATCGGTGGGGCGCGATGACGTTACGATTTTTCTTTGTGAGGGAGGGCAAGGGCATCCCGGAACGTGGATGTCTGTTTTTATGAAGGATGCGATGGCGGTGTACGAAGAGTACAAAGCAAGTGGGGCCCGGATCGTCGAGCCCCCGATGAATTTTCCGTGGGGACATTGCGAGTTTCTTGTGACGGATCTTGACGGACACATACTCCGCATGAGCGGCGACAAGACTGGGCCCGACAGCGATGGGTACGAAAAGACGCTTAGGGCGCAACCAACGAAGTGA
- a CDS encoding site-specific DNA-methyltransferase, translating to MLTNTNTLPMFKGPDVCEDFDPTAQIVLHCGDTLDFLETVPNETAKLIITSPPYNLGKEYESKTGIEVYLDFQDQVIDQLVQKLRTDGSICWQVGNFVENSEVFPLDTLYYSHFKKHGLKLRNRIIWRFNHGLHASKRFSGRYETILWFTKSDKYTFNLDSVRVPSKYPGKRHFKGPKRGLPSGNPLGKNPSDVWEFVAQEWDEELWDIPNVKANHPEKTNHPCQYPIELIERCVLALTEKADWVLDPYCGVGSALIAALKHDRKAAGVDKEQEYIKTAQQRIEDFYTGKLKIRPLGKPVHEPTGRESVSQIPPEWKENGNGDTE from the coding sequence ATGCTCACCAACACCAATACACTTCCGATGTTCAAAGGGCCAGATGTCTGTGAGGACTTCGATCCGACCGCACAGATTGTCCTGCATTGTGGCGATACACTCGACTTTCTTGAGACCGTCCCAAACGAAACTGCCAAGCTCATCATAACCTCGCCGCCATACAACCTCGGCAAGGAGTATGAGAGCAAAACTGGCATTGAAGTCTACCTCGACTTTCAAGACCAAGTAATCGATCAACTTGTTCAAAAGCTGAGAACCGACGGAAGCATTTGCTGGCAGGTTGGCAACTTCGTCGAGAACTCAGAAGTGTTTCCACTAGACACCTTGTATTACAGTCACTTCAAGAAGCACGGCTTGAAACTTAGGAATCGAATCATCTGGCGCTTCAATCATGGTCTGCACGCCAGCAAACGATTCTCTGGACGCTACGAAACAATTCTCTGGTTTACAAAGTCAGATAAATACACCTTCAATCTCGATTCTGTCCGAGTACCCTCGAAGTATCCAGGCAAGCGACACTTCAAAGGTCCCAAACGAGGTTTGCCTTCTGGAAATCCACTCGGCAAGAACCCGTCTGATGTTTGGGAATTCGTTGCACAAGAATGGGACGAAGAGCTTTGGGACATCCCGAACGTGAAGGCAAATCATCCCGAGAAAACGAATCACCCTTGCCAATATCCAATTGAACTTATTGAGCGATGCGTTCTCGCTCTCACGGAAAAGGCTGATTGGGTGCTTGATCCGTACTGCGGTGTAGGGTCTGCCTTGATTGCAGCGCTAAAGCACGACCGCAAAGCCGCAGGTGTTGACAAAGAACAAGAATACATCAAAACCGCACAACAACGTATCGAAGACTTCTACACTGGCAAACTCAAAATCAGACCACTGGGAAAACCTGTACATGAGCCGACCGGACGAGAGAGTGTATCGCAGATTCCGCCTGAGTGGAAAGAGAACGGAAACGGAGATACTGAATGA
- a CDS encoding DUF1801 domain-containing protein — MGKLAEIKTKETNASVKDFLDSMKDEAKRKDSFIILKLMQKATKEKPRMWGSSMIGFGNKRYKSPATGREVDWFKIGFSPRKANFSLHLVLDIQKHAATLNKLGKHKNGVGCLYINKLDDIDLKVLEGLINEAAKK, encoded by the coding sequence ATGGGTAAATTGGCGGAAATAAAAACCAAAGAAACAAACGCAAGCGTCAAGGACTTTCTCGATTCCATGAAAGATGAGGCAAAACGCAAAGACAGTTTCATCATACTGAAGCTGATGCAGAAGGCCACAAAGGAGAAGCCCAGGATGTGGGGTAGCTCGATGATCGGTTTTGGAAACAAGAGATACAAGAGTCCCGCAACCGGAAGGGAAGTGGATTGGTTCAAGATCGGGTTCTCTCCACGAAAAGCGAACTTTTCATTGCACCTTGTGTTGGATATTCAGAAGCATGCTGCTACACTGAACAAGTTGGGCAAGCACAAAAACGGCGTTGGTTGCCTCTACATCAATAAGTTGGATGATATTGATCTGAAGGTCCTGGAGGGTCTGATTAATGAGGCTGCCAAGAAATGA